In Burkholderia savannae, one genomic interval encodes:
- a CDS encoding tyrosine-type recombinase/integrase, whose translation MDKRDVRDGVVWVRQNKTGARLRIEVVGERAELLAQLASRKTAHNPRSTRLIVDEHGRPLGRSALRFRFDRARDAAGIAKEAFQFRDLRAKAGTDKESATDLRSAQALLGHGSVAMTEHYVRKRGAKITPTR comes from the coding sequence ATGGATAAGCGAGACGTTCGCGACGGCGTGGTCTGGGTCCGACAGAATAAAACCGGGGCGCGTCTGCGCATTGAAGTTGTCGGCGAACGTGCCGAGCTACTTGCACAACTTGCTAGTAGAAAAACCGCACACAACCCTAGGTCAACACGCCTTATCGTCGACGAACATGGGCGGCCACTGGGACGCTCAGCGTTACGATTTCGATTTGACCGCGCACGGGATGCAGCCGGTATCGCGAAAGAAGCGTTTCAGTTTCGGGACCTGCGGGCCAAGGCGGGCACTGACAAAGAAAGCGCAACCGACCTGCGAAGCGCACAGGCCCTGCTCGGGCATGGGAGCGTAGCGATGACCGAGCACTATGTGCGAAAGCGCGGCGCTAAGATCACGCCAACTAGGTGA
- a CDS encoding sensor domain-containing diguanylate cyclase, whose protein sequence is MFFALVMTALSATVLYQGRLDAMERARETSRNLALIAERDIERNFELYALSLEAVVDGMRDPDMLALPPRLRRELLFDRAATAKYLGSVLVLDAAGNITIDSGSDVPRKGNFADRKYFIIQRDNPDAGLYVSAPYHSRLRGGSPSIALSRRLSHPDGSFAGIVLIAVNLEYFHALFAGLSLGPHGAVSLIGTDGIMVMRQPYDVHTIGRDISKASTFQRFRSAPEGSFLDTASIDGVRRLYFFRNFPHLPLIIMVAEAEQDIFAAWRKRALTIGSLMVAFGLSFVALSFLMGAQLRRRMLAESELQLLARMDGLTGLHNRRTLGEILDHEWRRACRTRSVFSLLFVDIDWFKAFNDTYGHQAGDDALAAVARCIGENIRRPADTAARYGGEEFVVVLPDTPPAGAALIAEQIRTAISELAIEHAGSEYGRVTASIGAASWAPEQDGDVSAVIKAADEALYNAKATGRNKVSRVSPT, encoded by the coding sequence ATGTTCTTCGCGTTGGTCATGACCGCCTTAAGCGCAACGGTACTGTACCAAGGTCGGCTCGACGCAATGGAGCGCGCCCGCGAAACGTCGCGCAACCTCGCGCTGATTGCCGAGCGGGATATCGAACGCAATTTCGAGTTGTATGCCCTGTCCCTAGAGGCGGTGGTCGACGGCATGCGCGACCCGGACATGCTGGCGTTGCCGCCTCGTCTGCGCCGCGAGCTGCTGTTCGATCGGGCTGCAACCGCGAAATATCTCGGCTCCGTGCTGGTGCTGGATGCGGCGGGCAACATCACGATCGACTCGGGCAGCGACGTACCGCGCAAGGGCAACTTTGCCGATCGCAAGTATTTCATCATCCAGCGCGACAATCCGGATGCTGGCTTGTACGTTAGCGCTCCCTATCATTCACGGTTGCGCGGCGGCTCGCCAAGCATCGCGCTGAGCCGGCGCCTGTCGCATCCGGACGGGTCGTTCGCCGGTATCGTACTGATCGCGGTCAATCTCGAGTACTTCCACGCGCTGTTCGCCGGGCTGTCGCTCGGGCCGCACGGAGCCGTGTCCCTGATCGGCACGGACGGCATCATGGTGATGCGCCAGCCGTACGACGTACACACGATAGGGCGCGACATCAGCAAGGCCAGCACGTTCCAGCGTTTCAGGTCGGCACCAGAAGGCAGCTTCTTGGACACGGCGTCGATCGACGGCGTGCGCCGCCTGTACTTCTTCCGAAATTTCCCGCATTTGCCGCTGATCATCATGGTGGCCGAAGCCGAGCAAGACATCTTCGCAGCCTGGCGCAAGCGCGCTCTGACGATCGGCTCGCTGATGGTTGCATTCGGCCTGAGCTTCGTCGCGCTGTCCTTCCTGATGGGCGCCCAGTTGCGACGCCGGATGCTCGCGGAATCCGAGCTGCAGCTCCTCGCACGGATGGACGGACTGACCGGACTCCATAACCGCCGCACGCTAGGCGAGATTCTTGATCACGAGTGGCGCCGCGCCTGCCGCACTCGCAGCGTGTTTTCGCTGCTGTTCGTCGATATTGACTGGTTCAAAGCCTTCAACGACACCTACGGGCATCAAGCGGGCGATGACGCGCTGGCTGCGGTGGCACGATGCATCGGGGAGAACATCCGGCGCCCGGCGGACACCGCAGCACGGTACGGTGGAGAGGAGTTCGTGGTGGTGCTGCCCGACACCCCTCCTGCGGGTGCCGCGCTGATCGCCGAGCAAATCCGCACGGCGATCAGCGAACTGGCGATCGAGCACGCAGGCAGCGAATACGGACGTGTCACCGCCAGCATCGGTGCGGCCAGTTGGGCGCCGGAGCAGGACGGCGATGTGAGCGCGGTGATCAAGGCCGCGGACGAGGCGCTGTACAACGCCAAGGCGACCGGCCGAAACAAGGTTTCGCGGGTCTCCCCCACATGA
- a CDS encoding alginate O-acetyltransferase AlgX-related protein codes for MRRKRLVNLIMAAAFVAAISVPFVTMWFSDGKNSEERRLATFPSMEFSTHGLESFPKDLDAYVNDRFGFRNVFLSLHSYLMYKVFHLSGTQQVIAGHGDWLFISDVGSRPDIERTARFSGTELRDWKLALEQRYTWLKDQGIGYRFMVGPDKNTIYPEYLPRQVQGKGPSRLQELEGYLGETPYFINPSQSLIAHKSDGNPDLFFHTDTHWTPYGAYIGYRDLMQSIGSPHPYAYENTTFMTVAPSAQSDIGSTDMSRMIRIPVVETTYQPKKLLSPECTIHRQAQWPLGFSMPNYPTSLFATTCPGKSGTVLVFRDSYFNSVIPYFSQNYGRVVYAWTIPNSDILAKMVAQEKPELVIEERVERSMYAVPKPDLYETIDRIHHDRKFTTTERDTHRRSNEFLGADVRVVSNGGSIKFLAGGRMLASASGTQGAGGNIDAVTTTATGITYSGWAALRDGGLAAEFIVATSGNRVINVAPSQQFERRDVATHYDSDLLLRSGFSFEIPNDFTHPQVRLYAVNGNKAAPIGMPIN; via the coding sequence ATGCGCCGCAAGAGACTGGTCAATCTGATCATGGCCGCCGCCTTCGTAGCGGCCATTTCCGTCCCGTTCGTTACCATGTGGTTCAGCGACGGAAAGAACTCGGAGGAACGGAGGCTAGCGACGTTTCCTTCCATGGAGTTCAGCACTCACGGGCTTGAAAGCTTCCCCAAAGACCTCGACGCATACGTTAATGATCGCTTCGGGTTCCGAAATGTCTTCCTCAGCCTGCACAGCTACTTGATGTATAAGGTGTTCCATCTGTCTGGAACACAGCAGGTGATCGCCGGCCACGGCGACTGGCTTTTTATCTCCGACGTGGGAAGCCGCCCGGATATCGAGCGTACGGCTCGATTTTCGGGCACTGAGCTCCGTGATTGGAAGCTGGCTCTTGAGCAGCGTTACACGTGGCTCAAAGATCAAGGTATCGGCTATCGCTTCATGGTCGGCCCTGACAAGAACACGATCTATCCGGAATACCTGCCACGACAGGTGCAAGGGAAAGGGCCGTCCAGACTGCAAGAACTCGAAGGCTATCTTGGAGAGACACCTTATTTCATCAATCCAAGCCAGTCACTGATTGCCCACAAATCGGATGGAAACCCAGATCTCTTCTTCCATACCGATACCCATTGGACCCCGTACGGCGCTTATATTGGATACCGTGATCTCATGCAGTCCATCGGATCACCCCATCCCTATGCGTACGAAAACACGACTTTTATGACTGTGGCGCCCTCGGCTCAATCGGACATTGGAAGCACGGATATGTCGCGAATGATCCGGATTCCTGTCGTGGAAACGACGTATCAGCCGAAGAAGCTCCTTTCGCCCGAATGCACGATCCATCGCCAAGCTCAATGGCCGTTGGGCTTCTCGATGCCGAACTATCCGACGAGCCTTTTCGCGACAACCTGCCCCGGCAAAAGTGGAACTGTGCTGGTATTCAGAGATTCGTACTTCAACTCCGTCATTCCGTATTTTTCGCAGAATTATGGACGAGTCGTGTACGCATGGACCATACCGAACTCCGACATCCTCGCAAAAATGGTGGCTCAGGAAAAACCTGAACTCGTCATTGAAGAACGCGTCGAGCGATCGATGTACGCAGTCCCCAAGCCCGACTTATACGAAACGATCGACAGAATTCATCACGACCGAAAGTTCACCACCACGGAAAGGGATACACATCGCCGAAGCAACGAATTCCTCGGAGCCGACGTCCGCGTCGTCTCGAATGGAGGATCGATCAAATTCCTGGCCGGGGGCCGAATGCTAGCGTCGGCTTCCGGCACTCAAGGGGCCGGCGGCAACATTGACGCCGTGACCACAACGGCAACAGGCATCACATACTCCGGCTGGGCGGCACTTCGAGACGGTGGGCTAGCCGCCGAGTTCATCGTCGCCACCTCGGGAAATCGCGTCATCAACGTCGCACCCTCACAGCAGTTCGAGCGCCGCGACGTCGCCACTCACTACGATTCCGACTTGCTTCTGCGATCGGGCTTTTCCTTCGAGATTCCTAATGACTTTACGCATCCCCAGGTCCGTCTCTATGCAGTGAATGGTAATAAGGCTGCGCCCATCGGCATGCCGATCAATTGA
- a CDS encoding MBOAT family O-acyltransferase yields the protein MFLPITLGLYWALTYRLRNIWLLIASLTFYAWGEPKYLLLMAASIIFNWIIGLLIARASSRKLQFVILTFGVTINLLALIYYKYAFFLTSNLDSLINFLLGKHTSIVETVLPIGISFFTFHSISYIVDIYRKEADALRNPLDMGLYISLFPQLVAGPIIRYHDIAEQILHRRNTLERFSSGVERFAFGLGKKVLIANVLGQAADSIFALPPEGISTPMAWFGIVCYTLQIYFDFSGYSDMAIGLARMFGFELTENFNYPYISTSVREFWRRWHISLSTWFRDYLYIPLGGNRTSPLRMRINLFTVFLLCGLWHGASWNFVFWGAFHGSLLVLERTRIGKWLDAMPKFVGWIYTIMMVMIGWVFFRADSFSYACSYVAAMFGFTKASWFTPQIGFYLNAQVFATIALGAILSTPLAISLARDWRERRFPSHSNEPLPANILALSAFAQNPNYVYIRLIAVLAILTICAAEMAAGTYNPFIYFRF from the coding sequence GTGTTTCTGCCCATCACGCTGGGGCTCTATTGGGCACTGACATACCGGCTTCGCAACATCTGGCTGCTGATTGCAAGCCTGACTTTTTACGCATGGGGCGAGCCAAAATATCTGCTGTTGATGGCGGCATCCATCATCTTCAACTGGATCATCGGCCTCCTTATCGCCCGCGCTAGTTCACGCAAGCTACAGTTCGTGATATTGACATTCGGCGTCACGATCAATCTTCTCGCACTCATCTACTATAAGTATGCATTCTTTTTAACAAGCAATTTAGATAGCCTAATCAATTTCCTACTCGGAAAGCATACCAGCATCGTCGAAACCGTATTGCCCATCGGCATTTCTTTTTTCACCTTTCACTCGATTTCATACATTGTAGACATATATCGGAAGGAAGCAGACGCGCTACGCAACCCTCTTGACATGGGGCTTTATATCTCCCTATTTCCTCAACTGGTTGCCGGGCCGATCATTCGCTATCACGATATAGCCGAGCAGATTTTGCATCGACGCAACACACTCGAGCGCTTCAGTTCGGGAGTCGAGCGTTTCGCGTTCGGACTGGGCAAAAAGGTATTGATCGCAAACGTCCTGGGGCAGGCTGCGGACAGCATCTTCGCCCTTCCGCCGGAGGGCATCTCAACGCCCATGGCATGGTTCGGCATCGTCTGCTACACGCTTCAGATCTACTTTGATTTTTCAGGATATTCCGATATGGCAATCGGGCTCGCCCGAATGTTCGGATTCGAACTCACCGAGAACTTCAATTACCCCTATATCTCAACCTCGGTACGAGAATTCTGGCGCCGGTGGCATATCTCGCTATCCACGTGGTTTCGCGACTACCTTTACATCCCGCTTGGCGGTAACCGCACATCTCCATTGCGCATGCGAATCAATTTGTTCACGGTTTTTCTGCTGTGCGGGCTGTGGCATGGAGCAAGCTGGAACTTTGTCTTCTGGGGCGCGTTCCACGGATCATTGCTTGTGCTGGAACGCACCCGAATCGGTAAATGGCTGGATGCGATGCCGAAATTTGTCGGCTGGATTTACACGATCATGATGGTAATGATTGGCTGGGTGTTCTTTCGGGCGGACAGTTTCTCTTACGCATGCTCTTACGTGGCCGCCATGTTCGGATTTACCAAAGCCAGTTGGTTCACTCCGCAAATTGGCTTCTATTTGAATGCACAGGTTTTTGCAACCATCGCCCTGGGTGCCATCCTGTCGACTCCGCTTGCAATTTCGCTTGCGAGAGATTGGCGCGAACGAAGATTTCCTTCGCATTCGAATGAACCGCTGCCGGCGAACATTCTGGCGTTATCGGCATTCGCACAGAATCCGAATTACGTTTACATTCGCTTGATCGCGGTGCTTGCTATATTGACGATCTGCGCCGCCGAGATGGCCGCCGGAACGTATAACCCGTTCATCTATTTCCGCTTTTGA
- a CDS encoding type 2 periplasmic-binding domain-containing protein: MLGDQALAYGGYACPLDGDMLSSVGQALTLDEYVSPGHVLVSPGGVVGIVDEALAALGLKRNAIAPTAHFAALPFLLKGPRTFATIPAHAAAAIAAVTGLRLVASPVSLS, translated from the coding sequence TTGCTCGGCGATCAGGCTCTGGCGTACGGCGGCTATGCGTGCCCGCTCGACGGCGACATGCTCTCGAGCGTCGGCCAGGCACTGACGCTCGACGAATACGTTTCGCCGGGACATGTTCTCGTGTCGCCCGGCGGCGTGGTCGGCATCGTCGACGAAGCGCTCGCCGCGCTCGGGCTCAAGCGAAATGCGATCGCGCCGACGGCGCACTTTGCCGCGCTGCCCTTTCTGCTCAAAGGACCGCGGACCTTCGCGACCATTCCGGCGCATGCCGCGGCGGCAATCGCGGCCGTGACGGGGCTTCGGCTCGTTGCGAGTCCGGTGAGTCTTTCCTAA
- a CDS encoding DotU family type IV/VI secretion system protein, translating to MSYAPSLFGGNTPPPAPQTVSSTDAGFQARSLLDLLYDGFFMLFLLKNGREPGNASEFGTRIQEFLGDFERGAKKLNIAADDVYAAKFAFCAAIDESVLSSQFKIRADWERRPLQLVLFGEQLAGEKFYQYLEECRAQGAARLQSLEVFHMCLLLGFQGKYLLEGPEKLAYLTARLGDEIANMKGKRAPFAPHWPLPDQISHRLKREVPLWAIGAVFTLVGLLAFVGLNTYLKGSTVRALAPYSQVIKVGPESANLTISLP from the coding sequence ATGAGCTACGCGCCCTCCCTCTTCGGCGGCAACACGCCGCCTCCCGCGCCGCAAACGGTGTCGTCGACCGACGCCGGCTTCCAGGCGCGCTCGCTCCTCGATCTGCTGTACGACGGCTTCTTCATGCTGTTCTTGCTGAAGAACGGCCGCGAGCCCGGCAACGCGTCGGAGTTCGGCACGCGCATCCAGGAATTCCTCGGCGATTTCGAGCGCGGCGCGAAGAAGCTCAACATCGCCGCCGACGACGTGTATGCGGCGAAGTTCGCGTTTTGCGCGGCGATCGACGAATCGGTGTTGTCGTCGCAGTTCAAGATCCGCGCGGACTGGGAACGCCGGCCGCTTCAGCTCGTGCTGTTCGGCGAGCAGCTCGCGGGAGAGAAGTTCTATCAGTACCTCGAAGAATGTCGTGCGCAGGGCGCGGCGCGGCTGCAATCGCTCGAGGTGTTCCACATGTGCCTGCTGCTCGGGTTTCAGGGCAAGTACCTGCTCGAAGGACCGGAGAAGCTCGCGTATCTGACCGCGCGGCTCGGCGACGAAATCGCGAACATGAAGGGCAAGCGCGCGCCGTTCGCGCCGCATTGGCCGCTGCCGGACCAGATCTCGCATCGGCTCAAGCGCGAGGTGCCGCTGTGGGCGATCGGAGCGGTGTTCACGCTCGTCGGATTGCTCGCGTTCGTCGGGCTCAATACGTACCTGAAGGGCAGCACGGTGCGAGCGCTCGCGCCTTATTCGCAGGTCATCAAGGTCGGGCCGGAGTCCGCTAATTTGACGATTTCGTTGCCTTGA
- the tssK gene encoding type VI secretion system baseplate subunit TssK has protein sequence MSYSAKVLWGEGLFLRPQHFQRQDAYHEARLFESIQAIQPYNWGVRSVRFDRDALGSNVLRASELSLVFPDGALYSAPQADELPPPIALDTLPEGINEFTFYLALHPLRETGSNYAESRDAGFVSRFVSDRASVADHFTDAAEADITFLKTNVKLIAHSEPRDQLLSIPLVRVRRTATSGFEIDDSFVPPCLAIEASPILHQRLRQLIDALQAKVNALYGFHREPTKNIIEFRSGDIASFWLLHTASAAFAALAHLHQHSALHPERLFQELLRLAGQLMTFSKGYVLADLPAYRHDDPGPGFARLDTILRDLLETVISTRYFAITLEEVRPSFHVGRLDSGKIDDKTAFYLAVSADMPSVELVEAVPARFKVGAPDDVDKLVLSAMPGVRLSYTPQVPPAIPVRPGACYFALDARSPLYERMLQAQSAMIYAPSGINDLKFELIAVTS, from the coding sequence ATGAGTTATTCGGCCAAGGTGCTCTGGGGGGAAGGCCTCTTTCTGAGGCCGCAGCACTTTCAGCGGCAGGACGCGTATCACGAGGCGCGCCTCTTCGAATCGATTCAGGCGATCCAGCCGTACAACTGGGGCGTGCGTTCGGTGCGGTTCGATCGCGACGCGCTCGGCAGCAACGTACTGCGCGCAAGCGAACTGTCGCTCGTGTTCCCGGACGGCGCGCTCTACTCGGCGCCGCAAGCCGACGAGCTGCCGCCGCCCATCGCGCTCGACACGCTACCCGAGGGCATCAACGAATTCACGTTCTACCTGGCGCTGCACCCGCTGCGCGAGACGGGCTCGAACTACGCGGAGAGCCGCGACGCGGGCTTCGTGTCGCGCTTCGTCAGCGATCGCGCGAGCGTCGCAGACCACTTCACCGATGCAGCCGAAGCCGACATCACGTTCCTGAAGACCAACGTCAAGCTGATTGCGCACAGCGAGCCGCGCGATCAGTTGCTGTCGATTCCGCTCGTGCGCGTGCGCCGCACCGCGACGTCCGGCTTCGAGATCGACGACAGCTTCGTGCCGCCGTGCCTCGCGATCGAGGCGTCGCCGATCCTGCATCAGCGCCTGCGCCAACTGATCGACGCGCTGCAGGCGAAGGTGAACGCGCTGTACGGCTTTCATCGCGAGCCGACGAAGAACATCATCGAATTCCGCTCGGGCGACATCGCCTCGTTCTGGCTGCTGCACACGGCGAGCGCCGCGTTCGCCGCGCTCGCGCACCTGCATCAGCATTCGGCGCTGCATCCGGAGCGGCTGTTCCAGGAGCTGTTGCGCCTCGCCGGCCAACTGATGACGTTTTCGAAGGGCTACGTGCTCGCCGATCTGCCCGCCTATCGGCACGACGATCCGGGCCCCGGCTTCGCGCGCCTCGACACGATCCTGCGCGACCTGCTCGAAACCGTGATCTCGACGCGCTACTTCGCGATCACGCTCGAGGAAGTGCGGCCGTCGTTCCACGTCGGGCGGCTCGATTCCGGCAAGATCGACGACAAGACCGCGTTCTATCTCGCGGTGTCGGCCGACATGCCGTCGGTCGAGCTCGTCGAGGCCGTGCCCGCGCGCTTCAAGGTGGGCGCGCCGGACGACGTCGACAAGCTCGTGCTGTCCGCGATGCCGGGCGTGCGCCTTTCGTACACGCCGCAGGTGCCGCCCGCGATTCCCGTGCGCCCGGGCGCATGCTATTTCGCACTCGATGCGCGCAGCCCGCTCTATGAGCGGATGCTGCAGGCCCAGTCGGCGATGATCTACGCGCCGTCCGGAATCAACGATCTCAAATTTGAACTGATCGCCGTCACGTCATGA
- the tssJ gene encoding type VI secretion system lipoprotein TssJ → MNPLVTRYALPLAACILLGGCAAAVPLLGSAGSAALQMVGVGKPDVPDSQKPPRNLGLTLYAAPNLNAANDSRPLALVVRLYALKDPTSFQQAPFDSFTDPAKEKTALGADLLSVREITLIPGQRYNATEKVSREAQAFGVVALFRDPALQRWKLTFDPAKSEKSGIIIGLHNCAMTVTGGTVIPSQQGMPTERLDLLSSVNCG, encoded by the coding sequence ATGAATCCGCTTGTGACTCGTTACGCGCTGCCGCTCGCCGCCTGCATCCTGCTCGGCGGCTGCGCGGCCGCCGTGCCGCTCCTCGGCTCGGCGGGCAGCGCCGCGCTGCAGATGGTGGGCGTCGGCAAGCCCGACGTGCCCGATTCGCAGAAGCCGCCGCGCAATCTCGGCCTGACGCTCTACGCGGCGCCGAACCTCAACGCCGCGAACGACAGCCGCCCGCTCGCGCTCGTCGTGCGCCTCTATGCGCTGAAAGATCCGACGTCGTTCCAGCAGGCGCCGTTCGACAGCTTCACCGATCCGGCGAAGGAAAAGACCGCGCTCGGCGCCGATCTGCTGAGCGTGCGCGAAATCACGCTGATTCCCGGACAGCGCTATAACGCGACCGAAAAGGTGTCGCGCGAAGCGCAGGCGTTCGGCGTCGTCGCACTCTTTCGCGACCCGGCGCTGCAGCGCTGGAAGCTGACTTTCGATCCTGCGAAATCCGAGAAATCCGGCATAATCATCGGCCTGCACAACTGCGCGATGACCGTGACGGGCGGCACCGTCATTCCTTCGCAGCAAGGCATGCCGACCGAGCGGCTCGACTTGCTCTCGTCGGTGAACTGCGGGTGA
- a CDS encoding tetratricopeptide repeat protein — MKDRLFAKFSGVVLACGIIAGCVSQPTPPTAEAFNKSLADADAVAKAGDQDRAIGLYQQLAKSDPTREEPWSRIAQIQFQQGHYGQAIVAAQEALQRDKTDRQAKSVLAVAGLRIATESLGELRQDSSLAGDAKSDAQALAKQLRDTLGEAALFPPEQQLTKPVVKKRRIVRRAKPVHEAAPVENATAAAPTAPAAPAAPVAPPATTSAPAKAAGGDPFSALR; from the coding sequence ATGAAAGACCGTCTCTTCGCAAAATTTTCTGGGGTAGTGTTGGCCTGCGGCATCATCGCCGGTTGCGTATCGCAGCCGACGCCGCCGACGGCCGAAGCGTTCAACAAGTCGTTGGCGGATGCCGACGCGGTGGCGAAGGCAGGCGATCAGGACCGCGCGATCGGTCTCTACCAGCAACTCGCGAAATCCGATCCGACGCGCGAAGAGCCGTGGTCGCGGATCGCGCAGATCCAGTTCCAGCAGGGTCACTACGGTCAGGCGATCGTCGCCGCACAGGAAGCGTTGCAGCGCGACAAGACCGACCGTCAGGCGAAGAGCGTGCTCGCCGTTGCGGGCCTGCGCATCGCGACCGAATCGCTCGGCGAGCTGCGTCAGGATTCGTCGCTCGCGGGCGACGCGAAGTCGGACGCGCAAGCGCTCGCGAAGCAGTTGCGCGATACGCTCGGCGAGGCCGCGCTGTTCCCGCCCGAGCAGCAGCTGACGAAGCCCGTCGTGAAAAAGCGCCGTATCGTGCGCCGCGCGAAGCCCGTGCACGAGGCCGCGCCGGTCGAGAACGCGACGGCGGCAGCGCCCACGGCGCCCGCCGCCCCCGCCGCGCCCGTCGCGCCTCCTGCCACCACGTCGGCGCCCGCCAAGGCGGCGGGCGGCGATCCGTTCAGCGCGCTGCGTTAA
- the tssB gene encoding type VI secretion system contractile sheath small subunit has translation MAKKESIQKRLQKVRPPRVQLTYEVERGDAIEIKELPFVVGVVGDLAGQSEVEQPKLRDRKFVNIDRDNFDDVMKAIEPRATFQVENRLSDAGGKFAVDLKFRSINDFNPDEVVGQVEPLRRLLEARSKLADLRNKLAGNDKLEDLLSEVLSNTQQLEALKKSADGGDKQGE, from the coding sequence ATGGCGAAGAAAGAAAGCATTCAAAAGCGCTTGCAGAAAGTGCGGCCGCCCCGCGTCCAACTGACGTACGAAGTCGAACGGGGCGACGCGATCGAGATCAAGGAACTGCCGTTCGTCGTCGGGGTCGTCGGCGATCTGGCCGGGCAGTCGGAAGTCGAGCAGCCGAAGCTGCGCGATCGCAAGTTCGTCAACATCGACCGCGACAACTTCGACGACGTGATGAAGGCGATCGAGCCGCGCGCGACGTTCCAGGTGGAGAACCGCCTGAGCGACGCGGGCGGCAAGTTCGCGGTCGATCTGAAGTTTCGATCGATCAATGATTTCAATCCGGACGAGGTCGTCGGGCAGGTCGAGCCGCTGCGCCGCCTGCTCGAGGCGCGCTCGAAGCTCGCCGACTTGCGCAACAAGCTCGCCGGCAACGACAAGCTCGAAGATCTGCTGAGCGAGGTGCTGTCGAACACGCAGCAGCTCGAAGCGCTGAAGAAGAGCGCGGACGGCGGCGATAAGCAGGGCGAATGA